Proteins from a genomic interval of Nitrospina gracilis Nb-211:
- the lptF gene encoding LPS export ABC transporter permease LptF, which produces MKIIHRYIFTEMLKIFVISTLALTMVLFMDKVLFITDLVFNRGVTLPEVARMIFYITPGFLGLTIPISVLVAAIVVFNQLSADSEYVVMKASGWSFLYLLRPVFYFSLAAFIITNLNMFYFLPWGGQQFQKMVYDIVRTRANIDIKPNVFNKDFEGLTVFVNNKEGNHELRGIFISHNPSENDAKIILADEGTIVSDSENYRIHLQLRNGSIHDANEPGTRYQIIKFQRYDLNLNLPTAGKMRESGFFKHKDKSVSDLWQLIQEKERAGQPSNFEKVELSKKFSIPFTCLLFGLIGGPLGIKSSRSGKSGGFVVAVAIILLYYVGLISGQNLGKGGEIPALLSVWIPNIVLFFFTTYVLYKVHKEIPFTLVDRVTDAYLTLLDVLKRLKPGAHRTEPHHHTTPNL; this is translated from the coding sequence ATGAAAATCATCCACCGCTACATTTTTACGGAGATGCTGAAGATCTTTGTCATCAGCACGCTGGCCTTGACCATGGTGCTGTTCATGGACAAAGTGCTGTTCATCACCGACCTCGTGTTCAACCGCGGCGTGACGTTGCCGGAGGTGGCGCGGATGATATTTTACATCACGCCGGGTTTTCTGGGATTGACCATTCCCATCAGCGTTCTGGTGGCGGCGATCGTGGTTTTCAACCAGTTGTCCGCTGACAGCGAGTATGTGGTGATGAAGGCCTCCGGCTGGAGTTTTCTCTACCTGCTCCGCCCCGTGTTTTACTTTTCGCTTGCCGCCTTCATCATCACCAACCTCAACATGTTTTATTTTCTGCCATGGGGCGGACAGCAGTTTCAGAAAATGGTGTACGACATCGTGCGCACCCGCGCCAACATCGACATCAAACCAAACGTCTTCAACAAGGACTTCGAGGGGCTCACCGTTTTCGTGAACAACAAGGAAGGCAACCACGAATTGCGCGGCATCTTCATCTCCCACAATCCCAGCGAAAACGATGCCAAAATCATCCTCGCCGACGAGGGCACCATCGTCTCCGACTCGGAAAATTACCGCATCCACCTGCAACTGCGAAACGGTTCCATCCACGACGCCAATGAGCCCGGAACGCGCTACCAGATCATCAAGTTTCAACGATACGATTTGAACCTGAACCTGCCCACGGCGGGCAAAATGCGGGAAAGCGGCTTCTTCAAGCACAAGGACAAATCCGTCTCCGATTTATGGCAACTCATCCAGGAAAAAGAACGGGCGGGCCAGCCTTCCAATTTTGAGAAAGTGGAACTGAGTAAAAAGTTTTCGATCCCGTTCACCTGCCTGCTGTTCGGTTTGATCGGCGGGCCGCTGGGCATCAAATCCAGTCGTTCCGGCAAGTCCGGCGGGTTCGTCGTCGCCGTCGCCATCATTCTTTTGTATTACGTCGGCCTCATATCCGGACAGAACCTTGGTAAGGGCGGCGAGATTCCGGCGCTCCTTTCCGTGTGGATTCCCAACATCGTTTTATTTTTCTTCACAACGTATGTATTATATAAAGTGCATAAAGAGATTCCATTCACGCTGGTGGACCGGGTGACCGATGCGTACCTGACCCTGCTGGATGTACTGAAGCGGCTGAAACCAGGCGCGCACAGGACCGAACCCCACCACCACACCACGCCGAATCTCTAA
- a CDS encoding CBS domain-containing protein produces the protein MLKARDVMTDKVVTVKKDLTLRELSDLFLAHRVNGFPVVDNDNTLIGVVTEKDLIEQNKNLHIPTVIALFDAVIYLESGEKFEQEVKRFTGTRVEDIYQQDVITVEPDTAMKEVASLMANHDIHTLPVVEDGRLVGVIGKVDVIKSMSQF, from the coding sequence ATGCTGAAAGCACGCGACGTCATGACCGACAAGGTCGTGACGGTAAAAAAAGATCTGACCCTTCGTGAATTATCCGACCTGTTTCTCGCGCACCGGGTCAATGGTTTCCCCGTCGTGGACAACGACAACACACTGATCGGCGTGGTCACGGAAAAGGATCTCATCGAACAGAACAAAAACCTGCACATCCCGACCGTCATTGCGCTGTTCGACGCGGTGATCTACCTGGAAAGCGGCGAAAAGTTTGAACAGGAAGTCAAGCGGTTCACCGGTACACGCGTGGAAGACATTTATCAGCAGGACGTGATCACCGTGGAGCCCGATACGGCGATGAAGGAAGTCGCCTCTCTCATGGCCAACCACGACATCCACACTCTGCCTGTGGTCGAGGATGGAAGGCTGGTCGGCGTGATCGGCAAGGTGGATGTGATCAAAAGCATGAGTCAGTTCTGA
- a CDS encoding Tll0287-like domain-containing protein has protein sequence MRARILSLVLLVAVFAALPLPKSSAVVLKTPLGISPERAAFYIHAVIEADRTIYSQYLVDRLKETVNLDSTENWQKDKTLPLPAQFLLMASERVRSKNVGLDFRLMSLWPINPKNKAMNDHEEKGLQEVIRNPGKPYTWLQQTDNKLIYNAIYADKAVAKRCVTCHNNHPKSSKRDFKPNDVMGGILLAFPIDQTLNENNEPVYHVPPEVVTDYLHAILEADRTVYAQHVVNRLQKENVIYASENWWEENTLLLPAQFLLNASDLIRNLRLGVDYRLISLWPINPQNGAANKFERAGLESVASYPLRPYIRTTYVGDQKFFQAVYPDLAVTPSCVECHNAHPNSPKHDFKLYDVMGGVVLGVPLDHD, from the coding sequence ATGCGGGCACGAATCCTGTCTCTGGTTTTGCTGGTGGCGGTGTTTGCCGCCCTTCCCCTCCCAAAATCTTCAGCGGTGGTTCTCAAAACGCCTCTCGGCATCTCCCCTGAAAGAGCCGCGTTCTACATCCATGCCGTCATCGAGGCAGACCGCACCATTTACTCCCAATACCTGGTGGACCGGTTGAAAGAAACAGTCAATCTGGACTCCACGGAAAACTGGCAGAAGGACAAGACCCTGCCGCTTCCCGCCCAGTTTCTGCTGATGGCCTCCGAACGGGTGCGTTCCAAAAACGTCGGCCTCGATTTCCGCCTCATGAGTCTGTGGCCGATCAATCCCAAAAACAAGGCCATGAACGACCACGAGGAAAAAGGATTGCAGGAAGTCATCCGAAATCCAGGTAAGCCGTACACCTGGCTCCAGCAAACCGACAACAAACTTATTTACAACGCCATCTATGCGGACAAAGCTGTCGCCAAACGGTGCGTCACCTGCCACAACAACCATCCGAAAAGTTCCAAGCGCGACTTCAAACCAAATGACGTGATGGGCGGAATCCTGCTCGCCTTCCCCATTGACCAGACTTTGAACGAAAACAACGAGCCGGTCTACCACGTTCCGCCCGAGGTCGTGACCGATTACCTCCACGCCATTCTGGAAGCCGACCGCACGGTGTATGCCCAGCACGTGGTGAATCGTCTCCAAAAGGAGAATGTGATCTATGCTTCTGAAAACTGGTGGGAGGAAAACACCCTGCTCCTGCCTGCACAGTTCCTGCTCAATGCATCGGACCTCATTCGCAATTTGCGACTTGGGGTGGATTACCGGTTGATCAGCCTGTGGCCGATCAACCCGCAGAACGGAGCGGCAAACAAATTCGAGCGGGCGGGACTGGAGTCGGTGGCGTCTTATCCGTTACGCCCGTACATCCGCACAACGTACGTGGGGGATCAGAAATTCTTCCAGGCCGTGTACCCGGACCTGGCGGTGACGCCCTCCTGCGTGGAGTGCCACAACGCGCACCCCAACAGCCCGAAACACGATTTCAAACTCTACGACGTGATGGGAGGAGTCGTGCTGGGCGTACCCCTCGATCACGATTGA
- a CDS encoding CTP synthase, which yields MKKKTNGRKTKYIFVTGGVLSSLGKGIAAASIGSLLECCGYTITLLKLDPYINVDPGTMNPFQHGEVFVTHDGAETDLDLGHYERFTHARMTRFNNVTAGRIYNDVIQKERRGEYLGTTVQVIPHITDEIKSRIRAVSDDVDVVICEIGGTVGDIESLPFLEAIRQFRFDQSPRHVIYVHLTLLPYVKTADELKTKPTQHSVQKLREIGIQPDILLCRTERPLTEDVKKKIALFCNLEVEAVVPAMDAESIYQVPLNFHKEGLDKIVLDKLGLPLREPDLKEWQAINQYLQKPEGEVTIGIVGKYVDLKESYKSLIEALVHAGVSNRVRIRMKWVSAEDLEVEGGGENLRDCDGILVPGGFGDRGFEGKVQSARFARENKIPYFGICLGMHSAVVEFARSVARLEDANSAEFVPGTPHPIIDLMPDQELNGDKGGTMRLGEYPCQLRKGSFAYKAYGKREISERHRHRYEFNNKYRFQLEEAGMRISGISPNGNLVEIIEINDHPWFLAGQFHPEFKSSPREPHPLFNEFIAQAVKRRKSRQS from the coding sequence TTGAAGAAGAAAACGAACGGTAGAAAAACGAAATACATTTTTGTGACCGGAGGCGTGCTGTCCTCCCTCGGCAAGGGCATCGCCGCCGCGAGCATCGGCAGTCTTCTCGAATGTTGCGGCTATACCATCACACTTCTCAAACTGGACCCCTACATCAACGTCGATCCGGGCACGATGAATCCGTTCCAGCATGGCGAAGTGTTCGTCACTCACGACGGGGCGGAGACCGACCTCGATCTGGGTCACTACGAACGCTTCACCCACGCCCGCATGACCCGGTTCAACAACGTGACCGCCGGGCGCATCTATAACGATGTGATTCAGAAAGAGCGCCGCGGCGAATACCTCGGCACCACGGTACAGGTGATCCCGCACATCACCGACGAGATCAAAAGCAGAATCCGCGCGGTGAGCGACGATGTGGATGTGGTCATCTGCGAGATCGGCGGCACGGTGGGCGACATCGAAAGCCTGCCGTTTCTGGAAGCCATCCGCCAGTTCCGGTTCGACCAGAGTCCGCGCCATGTCATCTACGTTCACCTTACTTTACTTCCCTACGTCAAAACCGCCGATGAGTTGAAAACCAAGCCCACCCAGCACAGCGTGCAGAAACTGCGCGAAATTGGTATCCAGCCGGACATTCTGCTGTGCCGCACCGAACGCCCGTTGACCGAAGACGTGAAAAAGAAAATCGCCCTGTTCTGCAACCTGGAAGTGGAAGCTGTGGTGCCGGCGATGGATGCGGAATCCATTTACCAGGTGCCGCTCAACTTCCATAAGGAAGGGCTGGATAAGATCGTACTCGATAAGCTGGGCCTTCCTCTGCGTGAACCGGATCTCAAGGAGTGGCAGGCGATCAATCAATATTTGCAGAAGCCGGAAGGGGAGGTCACCATTGGCATTGTCGGCAAGTATGTTGACCTCAAGGAATCATACAAGAGTTTGATCGAGGCTCTGGTGCATGCGGGCGTCAGTAACCGCGTCCGCATCCGCATGAAATGGGTGTCTGCGGAAGATCTGGAAGTGGAAGGTGGCGGTGAAAACCTTCGCGACTGCGACGGCATTCTGGTTCCCGGCGGGTTCGGGGATCGGGGCTTCGAGGGCAAGGTGCAGTCGGCGCGCTTTGCCCGGGAAAACAAGATTCCCTATTTCGGCATCTGCCTCGGCATGCATTCGGCGGTGGTCGAGTTCGCGCGGAGCGTGGCCCGGCTGGAAGACGCCAACAGCGCCGAGTTCGTGCCCGGAACACCGCATCCCATCATCGACCTCATGCCGGATCAGGAATTGAACGGCGACAAGGGCGGCACCATGCGGCTGGGAGAATACCCCTGTCAGCTCCGCAAAGGCTCGTTCGCATACAAGGCTTACGGCAAGCGGGAAATTTCAGAGCGTCATCGCCATCGTTACGAGTTCAATAACAAATACCGCTTCCAACTGGAAGAAGCGGGCATGCGCATCAGCGGTATCTCGCCCAACGGCAATCTGGTTGAAATCATCGAAATCAACGACCACCCGTGGTTCCTGGCCGGTCAGTTCCACCCTGAGTTCAAATCCTCCCCGCGCGAACCGCATCCCCTGTTCAACGAGTTCATCGCTCAGGCGGTCAAACGCCGTAAATCCCGTCAATCGTGA
- a CDS encoding tetratricopeptide repeat protein, with product MPWNQKTDDELALEQEFEQDLGGTLQDSSTSTQKEDPLFSDADNQSGLSKEEKDFFGQSAGTQEVSGQTPVESPKTEAASNEGFGNFFGDEPTQPNEDNLEGYLEDKDEALGTEKTVVAESPGTEAPATGTGNQGFDSIDQKTDMEEMKVDIQILQSQQEALIQRVKELQTVIQDMEPRLTATQERLETNLNMAAQQTVSLAPAIETLKQQINGLATEIQSLKDAGPMTQAKMTPRKGPSTMKKTTAHKIPQEYTQALNAYRSGKYDESIMLFQEYRLKNPPADLQDNILFWLGNNYYQLGRYDEAISHFEMVLDQYPQGNKVHDSRFMMGVTLHKMGDTGRALDTLEKALQMNPPTEVRDKIERHLMEIK from the coding sequence ATGCCCTGGAACCAAAAAACCGACGACGAACTGGCCCTGGAGCAGGAATTTGAACAGGACTTGGGCGGCACTCTGCAGGACAGCTCCACCAGTACCCAGAAAGAAGACCCGCTTTTCTCGGATGCAGACAACCAGTCCGGCCTCTCCAAAGAAGAGAAGGATTTTTTTGGCCAGAGCGCGGGTACTCAGGAGGTGAGTGGACAGACGCCGGTGGAGTCACCGAAAACGGAGGCCGCTTCCAACGAAGGGTTCGGCAACTTTTTTGGCGACGAACCCACCCAACCCAATGAAGACAATCTGGAAGGTTACCTGGAAGACAAGGATGAAGCGCTGGGAACCGAAAAAACCGTAGTGGCCGAGAGCCCGGGCACGGAAGCGCCCGCCACCGGAACCGGGAATCAGGGATTTGACAGCATCGACCAGAAAACCGACATGGAGGAAATGAAGGTCGATATCCAAATTCTGCAAAGCCAGCAGGAAGCGCTCATCCAGCGTGTGAAGGAATTGCAGACGGTGATCCAGGATATGGAACCGCGGCTCACCGCCACGCAGGAGCGGCTGGAGACCAATCTCAACATGGCCGCCCAGCAGACCGTGAGTTTGGCTCCCGCCATTGAAACCCTGAAACAGCAGATCAACGGACTGGCGACGGAAATCCAATCGTTGAAAGATGCGGGCCCGATGACGCAGGCGAAGATGACCCCGCGCAAGGGGCCGTCTACCATGAAAAAGACCACGGCCCATAAAATTCCGCAGGAATACACACAGGCGCTCAACGCGTACCGCAGTGGAAAATACGATGAATCCATCATGCTGTTCCAGGAATATCGTCTGAAGAACCCGCCGGCGGACCTGCAGGACAACATCCTCTTCTGGCTGGGCAACAACTATTACCAGTTGGGCCGTTACGACGAAGCCATTTCTCATTTTGAGATGGTGCTCGATCAGTATCCGCAGGGCAACAAGGTGCACGACAGCCGTTTCATGATGGGCGTCACCCTGCACAAGATGGGCGATACCGGGCGCGCTTTGGACACGCTGGAAAAGGCCCTGCAGATGAATCCACCCACCGAGGTACGGGATAAAATCGAGCGGCACTTGATGGAAATCAAATGA
- a CDS encoding cysteine desulfurase family protein: MNAIYLDHNATTPVHPDVLSAMLPLLKDDFGNPSSTHSRGRSARVKMDEAREQVAALIHADAREIVFTSGGTESDNLAILGAARALKDKGRRIVTTRAEHPAVLNACLELEKEGFIIDYAPVDEFGRVQIEPLSALLTDETILITIQSANSEVGTLQPIERIGEIARQRGILFHTDAVQSAGKVPVDVQRIPVDLLSMSSHKMYGPKGVGALYVRRGIPQLVPLIVGGGQEKKRRGGTENMPGIVGFGKAAELAARDLAQDAERLGGLKRRLRDGVSVLPGVRFFGHPTDSLPNTLNLGFDGVDGQTVMIRLDLEGMYVSTGTACSSGSVLPSDVLSAMGVPEEHMRQSIRISLGRSNGPAEIERVVDSLIRIVTDIREKQGVPS; encoded by the coding sequence ATGAATGCCATTTATCTCGATCACAACGCGACCACCCCCGTCCATCCGGATGTGCTGTCAGCCATGTTGCCATTGCTGAAGGACGACTTCGGCAACCCGTCCAGCACGCATTCGCGCGGCCGCTCGGCGCGTGTCAAAATGGATGAGGCGCGCGAGCAGGTGGCGGCGCTCATCCACGCCGATGCACGCGAAATAGTGTTCACCAGCGGCGGCACGGAGTCGGACAACCTGGCCATCCTGGGTGCGGCGCGGGCATTGAAAGACAAAGGACGCCGCATTGTCACCACCCGGGCGGAACACCCGGCGGTGCTCAACGCCTGCCTCGAATTGGAAAAGGAGGGTTTCATCATCGACTACGCCCCCGTCGATGAATTCGGACGGGTGCAGATAGAGCCATTGTCTGCGTTGCTTACGGACGAAACCATTCTCATCACCATCCAGTCTGCCAACAGCGAAGTCGGCACCCTGCAACCCATCGAGCGCATTGGAGAAATCGCCCGCCAACGCGGTATTTTATTCCACACCGACGCCGTGCAGAGCGCGGGCAAGGTGCCGGTGGATGTGCAACGGATTCCGGTCGATCTGCTGTCCATGTCGTCGCACAAGATGTACGGACCCAAAGGTGTGGGTGCGTTGTACGTACGGCGTGGAATCCCCCAGCTTGTGCCGCTGATTGTCGGCGGCGGCCAGGAGAAGAAGCGCCGAGGCGGCACCGAAAACATGCCGGGTATCGTAGGATTTGGCAAAGCGGCGGAATTGGCCGCGCGGGACCTGGCGCAGGACGCAGAGCGGCTTGGTGGATTGAAACGCCGCCTGCGCGACGGGGTTTCCGTCTTGCCGGGAGTGCGGTTTTTTGGTCACCCCACCGACTCCCTGCCCAACACGCTCAATCTGGGATTCGACGGCGTCGATGGGCAGACGGTGATGATCCGCCTGGACCTCGAAGGCATGTATGTGTCCACCGGCACCGCGTGCAGTTCCGGTTCTGTTCTGCCGTCGGACGTGCTCTCGGCCATGGGCGTGCCGGAGGAACACATGCGGCAGTCCATTCGCATCAGTCTCGGCCGCAGTAACGGGCCGGCGGAGATCGAGCGGGTAGTGGACTCCCTGATTCGCATTGTGACCGATATCCGGGAAAAACAGGGTGTGCCGTCCTGA
- the cysE gene encoding serine O-acetyltransferase: MFRQIREDIQVAIEKDPAARNTFEVLVCYPGVHALIAYRVNHWLWTHGIKLVARVTSYIARWLTGIEIHPAAKIGKRFFIDHGMGVVIGETSEIGDNVFMYHGVTLGGLSMKKGKRHPTIQDNVVIGAGAQVLGPISVGKNSKIGSGSVVVQSVPAYSTVIGVPARVVFSGISADQEDPEEIFRDPMSQAIEYVLDRLPQMERDIRALREAVNLEHPDPEPAPPPQPVPLSAKSKTQKASNES; the protein is encoded by the coding sequence ATGTTCCGCCAAATTCGTGAAGACATCCAGGTGGCGATCGAAAAAGATCCCGCCGCGCGCAATACCTTTGAGGTGCTGGTGTGTTATCCCGGCGTGCATGCTCTCATTGCGTACCGTGTCAATCACTGGTTGTGGACGCACGGCATCAAGCTGGTGGCGCGGGTGACTTCTTATATCGCGCGCTGGTTGACGGGAATTGAAATTCACCCGGCGGCGAAGATCGGCAAACGCTTTTTCATCGACCACGGCATGGGTGTGGTGATCGGCGAGACCTCGGAGATCGGCGACAACGTGTTCATGTACCACGGCGTGACGCTGGGCGGTCTCAGCATGAAAAAGGGCAAGCGGCACCCGACCATTCAGGACAACGTCGTCATCGGCGCCGGGGCGCAGGTGCTGGGCCCCATCTCCGTCGGCAAGAACAGCAAGATCGGTTCCGGCTCCGTGGTGGTGCAGAGCGTTCCTGCGTACTCGACGGTCATCGGCGTGCCCGCGCGGGTGGTCTTCTCCGGCATCTCCGCCGACCAGGAGGACCCGGAGGAAATTTTCCGCGATCCCATGTCGCAGGCCATCGAATATGTTTTGGACCGGCTTCCACAGATGGAGCGGGACATCCGTGCCCTGCGCGAAGCGGTGAACCTGGAGCACCCCGACCCTGAACCCGCACCGCCTCCTCAACCGGTACCGCTTTCGGCCAAATCGAAAACCCAAAAAGCCTCCAACGAATCCTGA
- a CDS encoding RtcB family protein translates to MQKKRLKRKTATEWWIEPTGPMRVPGVIYGTEDLIEDMDDKVHEQVSNVAALPGIQKASYAMPDAHWGYGFPIGGVAAFDPNEGGVISAGGVGFDISCGVRTLHTGLVRDDIERVKETLADVLYASIPAGVGSRGTISLNHEEMDAMLEGGAQWAIGRGWGRAEDLKSIEEEGCMEGADAQCVSPQAKKRQKDEMGTLGSGNHYLELQEVTDVYDASAAEVFGLREGDIVISIHCGSRGLGHQIGTEFLKSMAISAPRHGIKLPDRELACAPIKSELGQQYLGAMRSAMNCAMANRQIITHLVRKTFERVLPRAELDLLYDVSHNTCKMEQHVIDGKTKTVFVHRKGATRSFGPGHPDIPEAFRSVGQPILIGGTMGTASYVLCGTDQTMGLSFGSAVHGAGRQMSRRQATKQWKGRAVIDELAKRGILIRSPSPRGVAEEAPGAYKDVSQVVEAAHTAGLARKVARVEPIVCVKG, encoded by the coding sequence ATGCAGAAAAAGCGTCTAAAAAGAAAAACCGCAACTGAATGGTGGATCGAACCCACGGGACCCATGCGCGTGCCGGGGGTGATCTACGGCACGGAAGATCTGATCGAGGACATGGACGACAAGGTCCACGAGCAGGTCAGCAACGTCGCCGCGCTTCCCGGCATCCAGAAGGCGTCTTACGCCATGCCCGACGCGCACTGGGGCTATGGCTTCCCCATTGGCGGCGTGGCGGCGTTCGATCCCAACGAAGGCGGCGTCATCTCCGCGGGCGGGGTGGGTTTCGACATCTCCTGCGGCGTGCGCACCCTGCATACGGGACTGGTGCGGGACGACATCGAGCGCGTGAAAGAAACGCTGGCCGATGTGCTGTACGCCAGCATCCCGGCGGGCGTGGGGAGCCGCGGCACGATATCACTCAATCACGAAGAGATGGACGCCATGCTGGAAGGCGGCGCTCAGTGGGCCATAGGCCGGGGCTGGGGCCGCGCCGAGGATCTGAAGTCCATCGAGGAAGAGGGGTGCATGGAGGGCGCCGATGCGCAGTGCGTCTCGCCACAGGCCAAGAAACGGCAGAAGGACGAGATGGGCACCCTCGGCTCCGGCAACCACTATCTCGAGTTGCAGGAGGTGACCGATGTGTACGACGCCAGCGCGGCGGAGGTGTTCGGCCTGCGTGAGGGAGACATTGTCATCTCCATCCACTGTGGCTCGCGCGGGCTGGGTCACCAGATCGGCACCGAGTTTTTGAAATCCATGGCCATCTCGGCACCCAGACACGGCATCAAACTGCCGGACCGCGAACTCGCTTGCGCTCCTATCAAGTCGGAGTTGGGCCAGCAGTATCTGGGGGCCATGCGTTCGGCTATGAACTGCGCCATGGCCAACCGCCAGATCATCACCCATCTGGTACGCAAAACTTTTGAGCGCGTTCTGCCCAGGGCCGAACTCGATCTCCTCTACGATGTCTCGCACAACACATGCAAGATGGAACAGCACGTGATCGACGGCAAAACCAAAACCGTGTTCGTCCACCGGAAAGGGGCGACGCGGTCGTTCGGGCCGGGGCATCCTGATATCCCCGAAGCCTTCCGCTCGGTTGGCCAGCCGATCCTGATCGGCGGCACCATGGGCACGGCGTCGTACGTGTTGTGCGGTACGGATCAAACCATGGGTCTGTCGTTTGGCTCGGCGGTGCACGGGGCGGGACGGCAGATGAGCCGGCGTCAGGCCACCAAGCAATGGAAGGGGCGGGCGGTGATCGACGAACTCGCAAAGCGCGGCATCCTCATCCGCAGTCCGTCACCACGCGGTGTGGCGGAAGAAGCCCCCGGTGCATACAAGGACGTCAGCCAGGTGGTGGAAGCGGCGCACACGGCGGGACTCGCCCGCAAGGTGGCGCGCGTGGAACCGATCGTCTGCGTGAAGGGTTGA
- a CDS encoding archease, translating to MPDATWEHFPHDADMGVRGIGATLEEAFGQGALALTAVITDPESVATIEKIPIACEAPDPEYLFVDWLNALIYEMATRRLLFSRFEVHILNGNRLTATAWGEPVDREKHQPAVEVKGATMTALKVGQEAPNRWVAQCVVDV from the coding sequence ATGCCGGACGCCACGTGGGAACACTTTCCGCACGATGCGGACATGGGTGTGCGCGGTATCGGCGCGACTTTGGAAGAAGCGTTTGGACAGGGAGCCCTGGCTTTGACGGCGGTCATCACCGATCCGGAAAGCGTGGCCACAATCGAGAAAATCCCCATCGCCTGCGAGGCCCCCGACCCGGAATACCTGTTTGTCGATTGGCTGAACGCGCTCATTTATGAGATGGCCACGCGCCGCCTGTTGTTTTCCCGCTTCGAGGTGCATATCTTGAATGGAAACCGGCTCACCGCCACCGCCTGGGGCGAGCCTGTCGATCGCGAAAAACATCAGCCCGCAGTTGAGGTGAAGGGCGCGACCATGACCGCCCTCAAGGTCGGGCAGGAAGCCCCGAACCGCTGGGTGGCCCAGTGCGTTGTCGATGTGTGA
- a CDS encoding segregation and condensation protein A, translated as MSYQFKLPIFEGPLDLLLHLIKEQKMDIHDIPINEITKQYLGYLDLMEDLNLEVAGEYLVMAAELTRIKSKILLPVQKRPDEEEGDEGADPRAELARRLLDYRRFKDAAFKLRQMEHERQQIFTRHAPVEVPQEDEEDTEETLVDATVFDLFSAFKKVLEQKTFPQDYEVKITTLSVTARIRGVLDRLNQVESLSFEALFDTATTKQEVIVTFLAILELMRMKLARCQQSQHFETIRLYLDSDRERQEAALKDFRDPEPHTLPVTDEAS; from the coding sequence ATGAGTTATCAGTTCAAGCTTCCCATTTTTGAAGGTCCGCTGGATCTGCTTCTGCACCTCATCAAGGAGCAGAAGATGGACATCCACGACATCCCCATAAACGAGATCACCAAACAGTACCTGGGCTACCTTGACCTCATGGAGGATCTCAATCTGGAGGTGGCGGGCGAGTACCTGGTGATGGCGGCGGAGTTGACGCGTATCAAATCCAAAATCCTGCTTCCCGTGCAGAAGCGCCCGGACGAGGAAGAAGGCGACGAAGGCGCGGACCCACGCGCGGAGTTGGCCCGGCGGCTTCTCGATTATCGCCGGTTCAAGGATGCGGCGTTCAAACTGCGGCAGATGGAGCACGAACGCCAGCAGATCTTCACCCGCCACGCACCCGTCGAGGTGCCGCAGGAGGACGAGGAGGACACGGAGGAAACGCTGGTCGATGCCACTGTGTTCGACCTGTTCAGCGCGTTCAAAAAAGTCCTCGAGCAGAAAACCTTCCCGCAGGATTACGAAGTCAAAATCACCACGCTGTCCGTCACCGCCCGCATCCGTGGCGTGCTGGACCGTCTGAATCAGGTGGAGAGCCTGTCGTTCGAGGCGTTGTTCGACACGGCCACGACCAAGCAGGAAGTCATCGTCACCTTCCTCGCTATCCTGGAATTGATGCGCATGAAACTGGCGCGCTGTCAGCAGAGCCAGCATTTCGAAACCATCCGCCTGTACCTCGACTCCGACCGGGAACGGCAGGAAGCGGCGCTCAAGGATTTCAGAGACCCGGAACCGCATACCCTGCCTGTTACTGACGAAGCCTCCTGA